From one Stigmatella erecta genomic stretch:
- a CDS encoding serine/threonine-protein kinase: protein MKAVRFSSLEAEVTFLRGLTSVHRMADDILEDCFERGLDLDTALDVFLTQCARMVHADAGFVLVRGTRGPVLTRVLGALGADVFAVASHTGTLRLPDGRMLFCTQLTLGKLNLGALGLVVEGRFEDGGPMVMALVEAIGEQLDSAMLGFLALMDGQGVLERLDALEVDENATPVPHGRIGRYEVVTPLGTGGMAQVLVARARGPEGLGRLVALKRILPHLAADPAMVQQFLDEARIGLQLAHPNLVTVYDIGEAQGAYYIAMELVRGVDLHRLLRASKEPLPPAVAVAVVIQGLRGLHAAHLLQGEDGAPMHLVHRDLSPQNLMVGFDGRVKVLDFGVAKARAQRTVTLPGIIKGKPLYMSPEQARGERLDGRSDLFAMGLILYEALTGQCAFDRGDELTSLYAICDEALAWPEQIPLPLWEVMAMALAKRPDRRFRTAQEMADRLAAAMPPVREEELSRFVSLRFPDRLRDLSRLDRPSSGRSPQAETRALASAKPSR from the coding sequence ATGAAGGCCGTGCGTTTCTCATCGCTCGAAGCCGAGGTCACCTTCCTGCGCGGGCTGACGTCCGTCCACCGCATGGCGGACGACATCCTCGAGGACTGCTTCGAGCGGGGGTTGGACCTCGACACCGCCCTGGACGTGTTCCTCACCCAGTGCGCGCGGATGGTGCACGCGGATGCGGGCTTCGTGCTGGTGCGTGGCACGCGGGGCCCGGTGCTCACGCGGGTGCTGGGCGCGCTGGGCGCGGACGTGTTCGCGGTGGCTTCGCACACCGGCACGCTGCGGCTGCCGGACGGGCGCATGCTTTTCTGCACCCAGCTCACGCTCGGCAAGCTCAACCTGGGCGCGCTGGGGCTCGTGGTGGAGGGGCGCTTCGAGGACGGCGGACCGATGGTGATGGCGCTGGTGGAGGCCATCGGCGAGCAGCTCGACTCGGCGATGCTGGGCTTCCTGGCCCTCATGGACGGCCAGGGGGTGCTGGAGCGGCTGGACGCCCTGGAGGTGGATGAGAACGCCACGCCGGTGCCGCACGGGCGCATTGGCCGCTACGAGGTGGTGACGCCGCTGGGCACGGGCGGCATGGCGCAGGTGCTGGTGGCGCGCGCGCGGGGGCCCGAGGGGCTCGGGCGCCTGGTGGCGCTCAAGCGCATCCTGCCCCACCTGGCCGCGGACCCCGCCATGGTGCAGCAGTTCCTGGACGAGGCCCGCATCGGGTTGCAGCTCGCCCACCCCAACCTCGTCACCGTCTACGACATCGGCGAGGCGCAGGGCGCGTACTACATCGCGATGGAGCTGGTGCGCGGGGTGGACCTGCACCGGCTGCTCCGGGCCTCGAAGGAGCCCTTGCCCCCGGCGGTGGCGGTGGCGGTGGTCATCCAGGGGCTGCGAGGGCTGCACGCGGCCCACCTGCTCCAGGGCGAGGACGGGGCGCCGATGCACCTGGTGCACCGGGATTTGTCACCGCAGAACCTCATGGTGGGCTTCGATGGGCGGGTGAAGGTGCTCGACTTTGGCGTGGCCAAGGCGCGCGCCCAGCGCACGGTGACGCTGCCGGGCATCATCAAGGGCAAGCCGCTCTACATGTCCCCGGAGCAGGCGCGCGGCGAGCGGCTGGATGGGCGCAGTGACTTGTTCGCCATGGGGCTCATTCTCTACGAGGCCCTCACGGGCCAGTGCGCCTTCGACCGGGGGGATGAGCTGACGAGCCTGTACGCCATCTGCGATGAGGCGCTGGCGTGGCCGGAGCAGATTCCCCTGCCGCTCTGGGAGGTGATGGCGATGGCGCTGGCCAAGCGTCCGGACCGGCGCTTCCGCACGGCCCAGGAGATGGCAGACCGGCTGGCCGCGGCGATGCCGCCGGTGCGGGAGGAGGAGCTGTCCCGGTTCGTCTCCCTCCGCTTTCCGGACCGGCTGCGCGACCTGAGCCGGCTGGACCGGCCCTCCTCTGGCCGGTCCCCGCAGGCGGAGACGCGGGCGCTCGCGTCGGCGAAGCCCTCGCGCTAG
- a CDS encoding YsnF/AvaK domain-containing protein — protein MYQRNDVREGMTVRSMDGEKLGKVFAVNEDEFLIEKGLFFPKDYVCRYSEISRLEDGDIILMHGKDGLHRFSFDGTRDEDVLAGTGGGAGVGPGALGLGSTRGPSTQEEVAIPIHGERLDVVKHSTQAGEVRVHKDVVVEEQHVTVPLRRERVTVERRAVKDRPAVNASFQEETVVVPLRAEEVEVRKRPVLEEEVVIRRQAVEEERDIDETVRRERVDIDGAEDSRTLGLNSDDPLPRR, from the coding sequence ATGTATCAGCGCAACGACGTGCGGGAGGGCATGACCGTCCGAAGCATGGACGGCGAAAAGCTCGGCAAGGTCTTCGCCGTGAACGAGGACGAGTTCCTCATCGAGAAAGGTCTTTTCTTCCCCAAGGATTACGTGTGCCGCTATTCGGAGATCAGCCGCCTGGAGGATGGGGACATCATCCTCATGCACGGCAAGGACGGGCTGCACCGCTTCTCGTTCGACGGCACGCGGGATGAGGACGTGCTGGCGGGCACGGGGGGCGGCGCGGGCGTAGGCCCCGGCGCCCTGGGGCTGGGCAGCACCCGAGGGCCCAGCACGCAGGAGGAGGTCGCCATCCCCATCCACGGTGAGCGGCTGGACGTGGTGAAGCACTCCACGCAGGCCGGCGAGGTTCGCGTCCACAAGGACGTCGTCGTGGAGGAGCAGCACGTCACCGTGCCCTTGCGCCGCGAGCGCGTGACGGTGGAGCGCCGCGCCGTGAAGGACCGGCCCGCGGTGAATGCCTCCTTCCAGGAGGAGACCGTGGTGGTGCCCCTGCGCGCCGAGGAGGTGGAGGTCCGCAAGCGCCCCGTGCTGGAGGAAGAGGTCGTCATCCGCAGACAGGCCGTGGAGGAGGAGCGGGACATCGATGAGACGGTGCGCCGCGAGCGGGTGGACATCGATGGCGCGGAGGACTCGCGCACGCTCGGCCTGAACAGCGACGATCCGCTCCCGCGCCGCTAG
- a CDS encoding ABC transporter ATP-binding protein yields MSEAVKTLGTRESRPPLLTVEGIKVHYGAIQALRGVSLTVGKGEVVALIGANGAGKTSTLRAVSGMLKPSAGRIHFVGQDTTGMKAHLLVPRGMAHAPEGRGIFPNLTVQENLDLGAYLRRDTAGIAADQEKSFGLFPVLKARRKQLAGTLSGGEQQMLAIARALLSKPQLLLLDEPSLGLAPQVTETIFRTLREVNTTGMSILLVEQNAHLALNMAHYGYVLETGEVVMAGPGKALLESPEVRKAYLGE; encoded by the coding sequence GTGAGCGAGGCGGTGAAGACGCTGGGCACGCGCGAGAGCCGCCCGCCCCTGCTGACGGTGGAGGGAATCAAGGTCCACTACGGGGCCATTCAGGCGCTCCGGGGCGTGTCGTTGACGGTGGGCAAGGGCGAGGTGGTGGCGCTCATCGGGGCCAACGGCGCGGGCAAGACGAGCACGTTGCGCGCGGTGAGCGGCATGCTCAAGCCGAGCGCGGGGCGCATCCACTTCGTGGGCCAGGACACCACGGGGATGAAGGCGCACCTGCTGGTGCCCCGGGGCATGGCGCACGCACCGGAAGGGCGCGGCATCTTCCCGAACCTCACGGTGCAGGAGAATCTGGACCTGGGCGCGTACCTGCGCCGGGACACGGCCGGCATCGCGGCGGACCAGGAGAAGAGCTTCGGGCTGTTTCCGGTGCTCAAGGCCCGGCGCAAGCAGCTGGCGGGAACGCTGTCGGGCGGCGAGCAGCAGATGCTGGCCATTGCCCGGGCGCTGCTGAGCAAGCCGCAGCTGCTGTTGCTGGACGAGCCGTCGCTGGGGCTGGCGCCCCAGGTGACGGAGACCATCTTCCGCACGCTGCGGGAGGTGAACACCACGGGCATGAGCATCCTGCTGGTGGAGCAGAACGCGCACCTGGCGCTGAACATGGCGCACTACGGCTACGTGCTGGAGACGGGTGAGGTGGTGATGGCGGGGCCGGGCAAGGCGCTGCTGGAGAGCCCCGAGGTCCGCAAGGCGTACCTGGGCGAGTAG
- a CDS encoding ABC transporter substrate-binding protein has translation MRRLAPLLLAGFTLMGTGCEKKSQPSPTETPPATAQGQGQGGDAPGTPTPPANSGTLLLGVATALTGGQATFGISTRNGIEMAIREANAAGGVKGQKVAVKVYDDQGKPEEAAQAVTRLITQDKVVVILGDVASSNSLAMAEKVQPAGVPMISPASTNPAVTEKGDYIFRVCFIDPFQGFVMAKFARETLKAAKVAVLQDNKSAYSIGLTEVFTRKFTEMGGKITTTESFSQGDTDYRAQLTAIKKTQPDAIYVPGYYSEVGIIARQARELGIKAPMLGGDGWDSEKLFELGGTAIQGSYFSNHYSPDNKDPRVQKFVAEYKAAYGGVPDALAALGYDAANVALDALKRAPDTSGPAVRDAIAATKDFPGVAGTITLDDKRNAVKSAVVLKVGDGKAEFVTTVNP, from the coding sequence ATGCGACGTCTCGCCCCGCTGCTGCTCGCTGGTTTCACCTTGATGGGAACCGGCTGTGAGAAGAAGTCCCAGCCTTCGCCAACCGAAACGCCTCCGGCCACCGCGCAGGGGCAGGGGCAAGGAGGGGATGCTCCGGGCACCCCCACCCCCCCGGCCAACTCGGGCACGCTGCTGCTGGGCGTTGCCACCGCCCTGACGGGCGGGCAGGCCACCTTCGGCATCTCCACGCGCAATGGCATTGAAATGGCCATTCGCGAGGCGAACGCCGCCGGAGGGGTGAAGGGCCAGAAGGTGGCGGTGAAGGTGTACGACGACCAGGGCAAGCCCGAGGAGGCCGCCCAGGCCGTCACCCGCCTCATCACCCAGGACAAGGTGGTGGTCATCCTGGGCGACGTGGCGTCGTCGAACTCGCTGGCCATGGCGGAGAAGGTCCAGCCGGCCGGGGTGCCGATGATCAGCCCCGCCTCCACCAACCCGGCGGTGACCGAGAAGGGCGACTACATCTTCCGGGTTTGCTTCATCGACCCGTTCCAGGGCTTCGTGATGGCGAAGTTCGCCCGGGAGACCCTGAAGGCCGCCAAGGTGGCGGTGCTGCAGGACAACAAGAGCGCCTACTCCATCGGCCTCACGGAAGTGTTCACGCGCAAGTTCACCGAGATGGGTGGCAAAATCACCACCACGGAGAGCTTCAGCCAAGGGGACACGGACTACCGCGCGCAGCTGACCGCCATCAAGAAGACGCAGCCGGACGCCATCTACGTGCCGGGGTACTACAGCGAGGTGGGCATCATCGCCCGCCAGGCGCGCGAGCTGGGCATCAAGGCGCCGATGCTGGGCGGCGACGGCTGGGACTCCGAGAAGCTCTTCGAGCTGGGCGGCACCGCCATCCAGGGCAGCTACTTCTCCAACCACTACTCGCCGGACAACAAGGATCCGCGCGTGCAGAAGTTCGTGGCGGAGTACAAGGCGGCCTACGGCGGGGTGCCGGACGCGCTGGCGGCGCTGGGGTATGACGCGGCCAACGTGGCCCTCGACGCGCTCAAGCGGGCCCCGGACACCTCGGGCCCGGCGGTGCGCGATGCCATCGCCGCGACGAAGGACTTCCCGGGCGTGGCGGGCACCATCACCTTGGACGACAAGCGCAACGCGGTGAAGTCCGCGGTCGTGCTCAAGGTGGGGGACGGCAAGGCGGAGTTCGTGACCACCGTCAATCCCTAA
- a CDS encoding branched-chain amino acid ABC transporter permease, translated as MAQLLQHLINGLAAGTIYALVALGYTMVYGVLKLINFAHGDVMMVGVYMGYGTAFALGRQAQKSFLGVVLIFLVAMAGCALMGFLIERFAYRPLREKPRLTSLITAIGISFALSYGFQLDIGFLPGAAPRAFPEIIQPNEWLIIGDRDVVVWNWQVMSLLIAVGLMVGLQFLVFKTRFGRAMRAVSYDHRVAALMGIPTDRVIAVTFMIGSGLAAGAGLLYAIKDTSVNPLMGLFVGLKAFVAAVIGGIGHVPGAVVGALMLGLVEEFVVGYVASTWRDAVAFGILILVLLVRPGGLFGRVAAEKV; from the coding sequence ATGGCGCAGCTCCTTCAGCACCTCATCAACGGCTTGGCCGCCGGTACCATCTACGCGCTCGTCGCGCTCGGCTACACGATGGTGTACGGCGTCCTGAAGCTCATCAACTTCGCCCACGGCGATGTGATGATGGTGGGCGTCTACATGGGCTACGGCACGGCGTTCGCGCTGGGCCGTCAGGCGCAGAAGTCGTTCCTGGGTGTGGTGCTCATCTTCCTGGTGGCCATGGCGGGCTGTGCGCTGATGGGCTTTCTCATCGAGCGCTTCGCCTACCGGCCGCTGCGCGAGAAGCCCCGGCTCACGTCGCTCATCACCGCCATCGGCATCTCGTTCGCGCTCTCGTACGGCTTCCAACTGGACATTGGCTTCCTGCCGGGCGCGGCGCCCCGGGCGTTTCCGGAAATCATCCAGCCCAACGAGTGGCTCATTATCGGGGACCGGGACGTGGTGGTGTGGAACTGGCAGGTCATGTCCCTGCTCATCGCGGTGGGGCTGATGGTGGGCCTGCAGTTCCTGGTCTTCAAGACGCGCTTCGGGCGGGCCATGCGCGCGGTGTCGTATGACCACCGCGTGGCGGCGCTGATGGGCATCCCCACGGACCGCGTCATCGCGGTGACGTTCATGATTGGCAGCGGGCTGGCCGCGGGCGCGGGCCTCCTGTACGCCATCAAGGACACCTCGGTGAACCCGCTGATGGGGCTGTTCGTGGGGCTCAAGGCCTTCGTGGCGGCGGTGATTGGGGGCATTGGCCACGTGCCGGGCGCGGTGGTGGGTGCGCTGATGCTGGGCCTGGTGGAGGAGTTCGTGGTCGGCTACGTCGCCAGCACGTGGCGGGACGCGGTGGCCTTCGGCATCCTCATCCTCGTGTTGCTCGTGCGTCCCGGGGGCCTCTTTGGCCGGGTCGCGGCGGAGAAGGTGTAG
- a CDS encoding ABC transporter ATP-binding protein — protein sequence MSAALQTAPEQAGPALLETDGVSIQFGGLRALTDFRLSIRKGDLQGLIGPNGAGKTTAFNVLTGVYRPTQGVVRVAGQTVNGWLPHQINHMGLARTFQNIRLFRSLTALDNVKVACRAQGALNPEGVGLGTKMRSALRNYRDWWRAMLLTPGFLAEEQDLTRQAEHLLEVMGLSHRRNEEARNLPYGEQRRLEIARALGTRPKVLLLDEPAAGMNTREKADLMVLIRKLRDEFSLGILVIEHDMKLVMGICEKITVLDHGETIARGAPEQVRSDRRVIEAYLGDNYLETHGGSA from the coding sequence GTGAGCGCCGCGCTGCAGACGGCACCGGAGCAGGCCGGCCCGGCGCTGCTCGAGACCGACGGGGTGAGCATCCAGTTCGGGGGCCTGCGGGCCCTGACGGATTTCCGGCTGTCCATCCGCAAGGGGGACCTGCAGGGGCTCATCGGTCCCAACGGGGCGGGGAAGACGACCGCCTTCAACGTGCTGACGGGCGTGTACCGGCCCACGCAGGGCGTGGTGCGCGTGGCGGGGCAGACGGTGAACGGGTGGCTGCCGCACCAGATCAACCACATGGGGCTGGCGCGCACCTTCCAGAACATCCGCCTGTTCCGGTCGCTGACCGCGCTGGACAACGTGAAGGTGGCGTGCCGGGCGCAGGGGGCGCTGAACCCGGAGGGCGTGGGGCTGGGGACGAAGATGCGCTCGGCCCTGCGCAACTACCGCGACTGGTGGCGGGCGATGCTGCTCACCCCGGGCTTCCTGGCCGAGGAGCAGGACCTGACCCGGCAGGCCGAGCACCTGCTGGAGGTGATGGGGCTGTCGCACCGCCGGAACGAGGAGGCGCGCAACCTGCCCTACGGTGAGCAGCGGCGGCTGGAGATCGCCCGCGCGCTGGGCACGCGGCCCAAGGTGCTGCTGCTGGATGAGCCCGCCGCGGGCATGAACACCCGCGAGAAGGCGGACCTGATGGTGCTCATCCGCAAGCTCCGGGATGAGTTCTCGCTGGGCATCCTGGTCATCGAGCACGACATGAAGCTGGTGATGGGCATCTGCGAGAAGATCACCGTGCTGGACCACGGGGAGACGATCGCGCGCGGGGCGCCCGAGCAGGTGCGCAGCGACCGGAGGGTCATCGAGGCGTACCTGGGGGACAACTACCTGGAGACGCACGGAGGGTCGGCGTGA
- a CDS encoding branched-chain amino acid ABC transporter permease has translation MESSSVPGTVPGVPVALRGILPVLVAVPVLLALEWLLSGSPFAQQLTYRVGVNIVLAVSLNIVNGMTGQFSIGHAGFMAVGAYVSSVLSLNLKEVAISFLPVAVSDQLFFIAALLVGGMAAALCGFLVGLPSLRLRGDYLAIVTLGFGEIIRVFVQNTPLFGRALGLSGIPPATSVMMIGFWVFLTVLVARRIAGSSHGRSLWAIREDEVAAEAMGVNTTGYKVRAFVISSFFAGVAGGLFAHFVQVINPNSFTFVQSMEIVVMVVLGGLGSTTGAIVAAVFLTLLPEGMRSVLPMFTDEGSSLSSRVDQIRMPLYGLLLVALMLLRPQGLFGTKELWEVLPRWLPRRRKGLA, from the coding sequence ATGGAAAGCTCGTCTGTTCCGGGGACGGTTCCGGGCGTGCCCGTGGCGCTCCGGGGAATCCTCCCGGTGCTGGTGGCGGTGCCGGTGCTGCTGGCGCTGGAGTGGCTGCTGAGCGGCTCGCCGTTCGCGCAGCAGCTCACCTACCGCGTGGGCGTCAACATCGTGCTGGCGGTGAGCCTCAACATCGTCAACGGCATGACGGGGCAGTTCTCCATCGGCCACGCGGGCTTCATGGCGGTGGGGGCGTACGTCTCCTCGGTGCTGTCGCTGAACCTGAAGGAGGTGGCGATCTCGTTCCTGCCCGTGGCGGTGAGCGACCAGCTCTTCTTCATCGCAGCCCTGCTGGTGGGCGGCATGGCGGCGGCGCTGTGTGGCTTCCTGGTGGGGCTGCCCTCGCTGCGCCTGCGCGGGGACTACCTGGCCATCGTCACGCTGGGCTTCGGGGAAATCATCCGCGTCTTCGTGCAGAACACCCCGCTGTTCGGCCGAGCGCTGGGCCTGTCGGGCATTCCGCCCGCCACCAGCGTGATGATGATCGGCTTCTGGGTGTTCCTCACGGTGCTGGTGGCGCGGCGCATCGCCGGCTCCAGCCATGGCCGCAGCCTGTGGGCCATCCGCGAGGACGAGGTGGCCGCCGAGGCCATGGGCGTGAACACCACGGGCTACAAGGTCCGCGCCTTCGTCATCTCCTCGTTCTTCGCGGGGGTGGCCGGCGGACTGTTCGCCCACTTCGTGCAGGTCATCAACCCGAACTCCTTCACCTTCGTGCAGTCGATGGAAATCGTCGTCATGGTGGTGCTGGGTGGGCTGGGCTCCACCACGGGCGCCATCGTGGCGGCGGTGTTCCTCACGCTGCTGCCCGAGGGGATGCGCTCCGTGCTGCCGATGTTCACGGACGAGGGCAGCTCGCTGTCCTCGCGCGTGGATCAGATCCGCATGCCGCTGTACGGCCTGCTGCTGGTGGCGCTGATGCTGCTGCGCCCCCAGGGGCTGTTCGGGACGAAGGAGCTGTGGGAGGTGCTGCCGCGGTGGCTGCCCCGGCGGAGAAAGGGGCTCGCGTGA